A region from the Leptolyngbya iicbica LK genome encodes:
- a CDS encoding DciA family protein: MQSIHALMQTLERSPQWQANASLRRVLAHWPQLVGEAVAQHSRPTKIYRQVLQVSVSSAAWSQTLTFERSRILQKLHTALPETQSTIHDLRFAPADWQRLTQRSHPTARPTLADHPSWAESPHERPPVVPPSAHAAFQQWAERKRTQLASQGNCPQCGSPCPAMEVGRWGMCAVCISHQWYRPQNQNRLS; this comes from the coding sequence ATGCAGTCGATTCACGCCCTGATGCAAACCCTCGAGCGATCGCCGCAATGGCAGGCGAATGCCAGCTTGCGGCGGGTGTTAGCCCACTGGCCGCAGCTGGTGGGTGAGGCCGTGGCGCAGCATAGTCGTCCGACCAAAATCTATCGCCAGGTGTTGCAGGTGTCGGTTTCGAGTGCCGCCTGGTCGCAGACGTTGACCTTTGAGCGATCGCGCATTTTGCAAAAACTGCATACGGCCCTGCCGGAGACGCAGTCAACCATTCATGACTTGCGGTTTGCCCCCGCTGACTGGCAGCGTCTCACCCAGCGATCGCACCCCACCGCACGCCCCACCCTGGCTGATCACCCGAGCTGGGCTGAGTCCCCTCACGAGCGCCCCCCGGTTGTGCCTCCGAGTGCCCATGCCGCCTTTCAGCAGTGGGCTGAGCGCAAGCGTACCCAGCTCGCGAGTCAGGGCAACTGTCCACAATGTGGCAGCCCTTGTCCAGCTATGGAGGTGGGTCGTTGGGGCATGTGTGCCGTGTGCATTTCCCATCAGTGGTATCGACCTCAGAACCAAAATCGCCTCAGTTAA